From a region of the Thermosipho melanesiensis BI429 genome:
- a CDS encoding proline--tRNA ligase, with protein sequence MRFSQLYAPTLRENPADAEIPSQALLQRAGFIRKIAAGVYTYLPLARRTLLKIENIVREEMDRIGAQEILMPIIQPAELWIKSGRWDDYGPEMMKLKDRHNRDFTLGPTHEELVTELVKNELNSYKQLPVTLYQIANKYRDEIRPRFGVLRAREFIMKDAYSFHDSWESLDEVYKKFKEAYSRILERIGLRYTVIEASSGAIGGKESHEFVAFAEYGESNILYCDCGYAGSDEKVPYMGEYEVFDEDEKERELVHTPNVRTVEEVAQYLGVEIKRIVKSLIFKGRDGYVMVLVPGNRELNFEKLKAYLGDQSLQMALPENILEDFGVPIGFLGPVGISNVKIVADKGIKYMKNFVVGGMKKNYHYINVNLERDFQVEEWADLVVVNPGEPCPVCGKPLKSERGIELGHIFKLGTKYSETMDVKYMNKDGKMKPFIMGCYGWGISRTLGAIVEQLHDDNGIIWPVSVAPYEVVITVVGKENEKSFAEKLYRYLLDKGVDVLIDDRDVSPGVKFKDADLIGFPLRITIGKSYKDGKVELKERVGNVTIIEADEEVILKNVQHILKR encoded by the coding sequence ATGAGATTTTCTCAACTTTATGCACCAACATTAAGGGAAAATCCCGCTGATGCAGAAATTCCAAGTCAAGCTCTTCTGCAAAGAGCAGGGTTTATAAGAAAAATAGCTGCTGGGGTATATACTTATTTACCACTTGCACGTAGGACACTTTTAAAGATAGAGAATATAGTAAGAGAGGAAATGGATAGAATAGGTGCGCAAGAAATTTTGATGCCTATAATTCAACCTGCAGAACTTTGGATAAAGAGTGGCAGATGGGATGACTATGGGCCTGAGATGATGAAATTAAAGGATAGACATAATAGAGATTTTACCCTTGGGCCTACACACGAGGAGCTTGTAACAGAACTTGTAAAAAATGAATTAAATTCTTATAAGCAGCTTCCAGTAACGCTATATCAAATAGCAAACAAATATAGAGATGAAATAAGGCCAAGATTTGGTGTGTTGAGAGCTCGTGAATTTATCATGAAAGATGCTTATAGTTTTCATGATAGTTGGGAATCTTTAGATGAAGTATACAAGAAATTTAAGGAAGCGTATTCGCGGATTTTAGAAAGAATAGGGCTTAGATATACAGTAATAGAAGCTTCTTCAGGTGCAATTGGTGGAAAGGAATCACATGAATTTGTTGCATTTGCAGAATATGGTGAAAGTAATATTTTATATTGTGATTGTGGATATGCAGGAAGTGATGAAAAGGTTCCTTATATGGGAGAATACGAAGTTTTTGATGAAGATGAAAAAGAAAGGGAACTTGTGCATACACCAAATGTTAGAACCGTTGAAGAAGTTGCACAATATTTAGGTGTAGAAATAAAAAGAATAGTAAAATCATTGATTTTTAAAGGAAGAGATGGATATGTAATGGTTTTGGTTCCAGGGAATAGGGAACTTAATTTTGAAAAACTAAAAGCTTATTTGGGAGATCAGTCGCTACAAATGGCATTGCCGGAAAATATACTCGAAGATTTTGGAGTTCCCATTGGTTTTTTAGGTCCTGTTGGAATTTCTAATGTAAAGATTGTAGCCGATAAAGGAATAAAGTATATGAAGAATTTTGTTGTTGGTGGCATGAAAAAAAATTATCACTATATAAATGTGAATTTAGAAAGAGATTTTCAAGTGGAAGAATGGGCTGATTTAGTTGTAGTAAATCCTGGTGAACCTTGTCCAGTTTGTGGTAAACCGTTAAAATCAGAAAGAGGAATTGAGTTAGGCCATATATTCAAGTTGGGGACAAAATATTCAGAAACCATGGATGTAAAGTATATGAACAAGGATGGAAAAATGAAACCATTTATTATGGGTTGCTATGGCTGGGGAATTTCGAGAACGTTAGGTGCTATTGTTGAGCAATTACACGATGATAATGGAATTATTTGGCCTGTGTCTGTTGCTCCTTACGAAGTGGTTATTACCGTTGTGGGTAAGGAAAATGAAAAGAGTTTTGCAGAAAAGCTGTATAGATATTTGTTAGATAAAGGAGTAGATGTTTTAATAGATGATAGAGATGTTTCTCCTGGTGTTAAATTCAAGGATGCAGATTTAATAGGTTTTCCTTTGAGGATAACTATTGGAAAGTCATATAAAGATGGAAAAGTTGAGTTAAAAGAAAGAGTTGGAAATGTAACTATCATAGAGGCAGATGAAGAAGTGATTTTGAAGAATGTTCAACATATATTAAAAAGATAA